The following proteins are co-located in the Streptomyces bottropensis ATCC 25435 genome:
- a CDS encoding ferredoxin gives MSRIVVDFDRCEGHGLCEQTAPDVFRLDDEGELHLTHEEVAAERESAVAAAVRVCPVAALKVQS, from the coding sequence ATGTCGAGGATCGTGGTGGACTTCGACCGTTGCGAGGGCCACGGACTGTGTGAGCAGACCGCGCCCGACGTGTTCCGGCTCGATGACGAGGGCGAACTGCACCTGACCCACGAGGAGGTGGCTGCGGAGCGCGAGAGCGCCGTCGCCGCCGCAGTGCGGGTCTGCCCCGTCGCGGCCCTGAAGGTCCAGTCGTGA
- a CDS encoding cytochrome P450, which yields MTHATLPVPTSDVDLFADEVLHDPYPALRRLREAGPAVRLTTYDAWVLPRYDHVRAALADHERFSSAQGVAYEDQFNAQMKGSVLASDPPDHTRLRAVLSDKLAPKALAKLRTRIADLADGLVADAVAKGDFDAVADLAAVFPVTVVADLIGLTEEARGPLLSFADAAFNTFGPFNARAQASLPFVGQMFEYLNTVMVPENLRPDGWAAAVYQAADRGDIESASVVPLLSAYVVASMDTTINGIGNTILVFARHPEAYQEVRAEPALLGPAFEESLRLESPAQGFFRRTTQPVDIEGITIPADAKVLLSWASANRDERKWERPEEFLVRRNPVDHVGFGYGVHGCAGQGLARMEAQAMLGALVRRASSIELAGEPVRKLNNVIRGLASLPVTVRAEGK from the coding sequence GTGACGCATGCGACCTTGCCTGTGCCCACCTCCGACGTCGACCTGTTCGCCGACGAGGTGTTGCACGACCCGTACCCGGCTCTCCGCCGGCTCCGGGAAGCCGGCCCCGCGGTACGGCTGACCACCTACGACGCGTGGGTCCTTCCCCGCTACGACCACGTCCGCGCGGCCCTGGCCGACCACGAACGGTTCTCGTCCGCCCAGGGTGTGGCCTACGAGGACCAGTTCAACGCCCAGATGAAGGGAAGCGTGCTGGCCAGCGACCCGCCGGACCACACCCGGCTTCGGGCGGTGCTGTCCGACAAGCTTGCCCCCAAGGCCCTGGCCAAGCTCCGCACCCGGATTGCCGACCTCGCGGACGGCCTGGTCGCCGACGCCGTGGCCAAGGGCGATTTCGACGCCGTGGCGGATCTTGCCGCGGTGTTCCCGGTGACCGTGGTCGCCGACCTGATCGGGCTCACCGAGGAAGCCAGGGGCCCGCTGCTGTCGTTCGCGGACGCGGCGTTCAACACCTTCGGCCCGTTCAATGCCCGCGCCCAGGCATCCCTTCCTTTTGTCGGTCAGATGTTCGAGTATTTGAACACGGTGATGGTGCCGGAGAACCTCCGCCCTGACGGCTGGGCCGCCGCCGTCTACCAGGCCGCGGACCGGGGAGACATCGAGTCGGCCTCCGTGGTGCCCCTGTTGTCCGCGTACGTGGTCGCGAGCATGGACACCACCATCAACGGCATCGGCAACACCATCCTCGTCTTCGCCCGGCATCCCGAGGCATACCAGGAGGTGCGCGCGGAACCGGCGCTCCTCGGACCCGCGTTCGAAGAGTCACTGCGGCTGGAGTCCCCCGCACAGGGCTTCTTCCGGCGCACCACCCAGCCGGTGGACATCGAGGGCATCACCATCCCCGCCGACGCCAAAGTCCTGCTGTCCTGGGCCTCGGCCAACCGGGACGAACGCAAGTGGGAGCGCCCCGAGGAGTTCCTCGTCCGCCGCAACCCGGTCGACCACGTCGGCTTCGGCTACGGCGTCCACGGCTGCGCCGGCCAGGGGCTGGCCCGTATGGAGGCACAGGCGATGCTCGGCGCGCTGGTGCGGCGCGCATCGTCGATCGAACTCGCGGGCGAGCCGGTCCGCAAGCTCAACAACGTGATCAGGGGCCTGGCCTCGCTCCCCGTCACGGTACGCGCGGAAGGGAAGTGA
- a CDS encoding flavin reductase family protein — protein sequence MENTPALTAQQGSPAATDNPVDYRRALGHVPTSVAVVTASARSGPVGMTVGSFTSVSLDPPLIAFFVDRSSKTWPRLYEASHFGVNVLGHGHGELCKAFSRRSEDRFLDVDWHLSARGLPLLDEAIVTMECTRFKVDLIGDHYQVVGRVESLELRATDPPLIFLRGGFLDLTASDTAPGRDQGNG from the coding sequence ATGGAGAACACACCTGCCCTCACCGCGCAGCAAGGCAGCCCTGCCGCCACCGACAACCCCGTGGACTACCGGCGTGCTCTCGGGCATGTCCCTACCAGTGTGGCGGTGGTCACCGCGAGCGCCAGGTCCGGTCCCGTCGGGATGACCGTCGGCTCTTTCACCTCGGTGTCGCTGGACCCGCCCCTCATCGCCTTCTTCGTCGACCGGTCCTCCAAGACCTGGCCGCGCCTGTACGAGGCGAGCCACTTCGGTGTCAACGTCCTCGGCCACGGTCACGGCGAGCTGTGCAAGGCGTTCTCCCGGCGCAGCGAGGACCGCTTCCTCGACGTGGACTGGCACCTGTCGGCTCGCGGCCTGCCCCTCCTGGACGAGGCGATCGTCACCATGGAATGCACGAGGTTCAAGGTCGACCTCATCGGCGATCACTACCAGGTGGTAGGCCGAGTCGAGTCGCTGGAACTGCGTGCCACCGATCCCCCGCTGATCTTCCTGCGCGGCGGCTTCCTGGACCTGACCGCATCGGACACCGCGCCCGGACGCGACCAGGGGAACGGATGA
- a CDS encoding MFS transporter, whose amino-acid sequence MDRTSEPASSTPAELSGRLSLVMALACGVGVANVYFPQAITPLIAHGFGVGQGAATVLATVTQFGYAVGIFLLVPLGDRLPRRPLISALLAVTALALLAAGLAPAIGPLLAAGAVVGVATVVPQILLPMAAGLVGPERRGAVTGTLQAGLIGGILLARAFGGVLGQHLGWRAPYLVAALVTGLLALALGFALPRSVPTVRDRYPTLLADTLRLLSREPLLRRSIYFQITVFGAFSAAWTAVALLITGPRYDMGTQAVGLLALIGAASMFLAPAAGRRVDRYGADRVNLWCILLALASGAVLLTGLAGGLAGFVGLAAGLLLIDVAVQCGQVANQARIFALRPEVRSRLNTGYMTCGFVGAGAGSWLGTRAYTQLGWGAVCALVGVAAFLALGAYAAGREEGRAASPTAAPSRGRQTTTTP is encoded by the coding sequence CCGCACCTCTGAGCCCGCCTCGTCGACCCCAGCGGAACTGAGCGGTCGGCTGTCTCTGGTGATGGCACTGGCCTGCGGCGTCGGTGTGGCCAACGTGTACTTCCCGCAGGCGATCACGCCGCTGATCGCCCACGGTTTCGGCGTCGGCCAGGGGGCGGCGACCGTGTTGGCCACCGTCACCCAGTTCGGTTACGCCGTCGGTATCTTCCTGCTGGTGCCGCTCGGCGATCGGCTGCCCCGCCGTCCGCTGATCTCAGCGTTGCTGGCCGTGACCGCGCTCGCTCTCCTGGCAGCCGGTCTGGCCCCCGCCATCGGCCCACTCCTCGCCGCCGGTGCCGTGGTCGGTGTCGCCACGGTGGTGCCGCAGATCCTGTTGCCCATGGCCGCGGGCCTGGTGGGGCCCGAGCGGCGGGGCGCTGTCACCGGCACCCTCCAGGCCGGGCTGATCGGTGGCATTCTGCTGGCCCGCGCCTTCGGCGGTGTACTGGGCCAACACCTCGGCTGGCGCGCCCCGTACCTGGTGGCGGCCCTGGTCACCGGACTGCTGGCTCTCGCCCTCGGCTTCGCTCTGCCGCGCAGTGTTCCGACCGTGCGCGACCGCTATCCCACCCTGCTGGCCGACACGCTGCGGCTCTTGAGCCGCGAGCCGCTGCTGCGGCGCTCGATCTACTTCCAGATCACCGTCTTCGGTGCGTTCAGCGCCGCCTGGACCGCGGTCGCTCTGCTGATCACGGGCCCGCGCTACGACATGGGAACCCAGGCGGTGGGCCTGCTCGCGCTGATCGGCGCGGCCAGCATGTTCCTGGCGCCCGCGGCCGGCCGCCGGGTCGACCGGTATGGCGCCGATCGCGTCAACCTGTGGTGCATTCTGCTCGCCCTCGCCTCCGGCGCCGTGCTGCTGACCGGCCTCGCGGGCGGCCTCGCCGGATTCGTCGGCCTCGCCGCGGGACTGCTCCTGATCGACGTGGCCGTACAGTGCGGCCAGGTGGCCAACCAGGCCCGCATCTTCGCCCTGCGTCCCGAGGTGCGAAGCCGCCTCAACACGGGGTACATGACCTGCGGCTTCGTCGGTGCCGGCGCCGGCTCCTGGCTCGGCACGCGCGCCTACACCCAACTGGGCTGGGGTGCCGTCTGCGCCCTCGTCGGCGTGGCCGCGTTCCTCGCCCTCGGCGCCTACGCGGCCGGCCGTGAGGAAGGCCGCGCCGCTTCTCCGACCGCCGCGCCGAGCCGGGGCCGGCAGACGACGACAACGCCGTAG
- a CDS encoding DDE-type integrase/transposase/recombinase, translating to MITTITDPSAERAPDLMDRSFVAPAPNRCWVADFTHVATFAGVVYVAFVVDTFSRRIVGWSAATSKETRLHEIVWRGCSRGFWRVSPPSTATSPEVRCRRAAHSPPNRYRTAVWVRCRTKASVSAAGVANSGP from the coding sequence GTGATCACCACCATCACCGACCCGAGCGCGGAACGGGCCCCGGACCTCATGGACCGCAGCTTCGTCGCCCCCGCCCCGAACCGGTGCTGGGTCGCCGACTTCACCCACGTCGCCACGTTTGCCGGCGTTGTCTACGTGGCCTTCGTCGTGGACACCTTCTCCCGCCGCATCGTCGGCTGGTCGGCAGCCACATCGAAGGAGACCCGGCTTCACGAGATCGTCTGGCGCGGGTGTTCTCGCGGGTTCTGGAGGGTGAGTCCGCCGTCGACGGCGACCTCGCCTGAGGTGCGCTGCCGCCGGGCGGCTCACTCACCGCCGAACAGGTACCGCACCGCTGTCTGGGTGAGGTGTCGCACGAAGGCGTCGGTGTCGGCGGCGGGAGTGGCGAATTCCGGGCCATAG
- a CDS encoding TetR/AcrR family transcriptional regulator, with product MDRNSELAIRPPLQERTRQAWTRILEAGAAIIEEGGYEAFTIAAVCERAKVAPRAIYDRTTSKEALFLAVYEHGLSRIRADEEVFDRDERWAGLDARTLVAEAVTEFAGIFERHAAFLKPMVLLSGAHSEVYRRASTYTAQMADRFTAVVLGAAHEITHPDPETAVRLCFSTVFASLMMRVGYGPEFATPAADTDAFVRHLTQTAVRYLFGGE from the coding sequence ATGGACAGGAACAGCGAGCTTGCGATACGTCCGCCGCTGCAGGAACGGACCCGGCAGGCATGGACCCGGATCCTCGAGGCGGGCGCCGCGATCATCGAGGAGGGCGGGTACGAGGCTTTCACCATCGCGGCTGTCTGCGAGCGCGCCAAGGTCGCACCACGGGCCATCTACGACCGTACGACCAGCAAGGAGGCCCTCTTCCTGGCCGTCTACGAGCACGGTCTCAGCCGTATCCGCGCGGACGAGGAGGTTTTCGACCGCGACGAGCGCTGGGCCGGCCTCGACGCGCGCACGCTGGTGGCCGAGGCCGTCACCGAATTCGCCGGGATCTTCGAGCGCCACGCGGCGTTCCTCAAACCGATGGTGCTGCTCAGCGGAGCTCACTCGGAGGTCTACCGCCGGGCCAGTACCTACACCGCGCAGATGGCGGACCGGTTCACCGCCGTGGTGCTCGGCGCCGCGCACGAGATCACACACCCCGATCCCGAAACCGCCGTACGCCTCTGCTTCAGCACGGTCTTCGCCTCGCTCATGATGCGGGTCGGCTATGGCCCGGAATTCGCCACTCCCGCCGCCGACACCGACGCCTTCGTGCGACACCTCACCCAGACAGCGGTGCGGTACCTGTTCGGCGGTGAGTGA
- a CDS encoding acyl-CoA dehydrogenase family protein, whose product MTMSSSAAVPQLETPDAELVGRATGLVPVIREYATQGSEARRVAPEVIKALEDADVFRLLVPHRYGGQGATLRTAVEAVAEVARGDGSTGWIAALMTVGTGFASTSSAQAQEDIFGTNAKAKVCGVFSPGSKAERVDGGYRVSGRWPYASGSFTADWGSLGIPIEGGELALALIPAEAWTIEPTWFVAGMQGTGSDTIVIEDHFVPDHRIQPVKDMFEGRYLTPHTDERMASMSFNAVAAAILVAPQIGLGRHALEITRAKLPLKPVAYTSYQEARLSPTHQIGVAHAATRLHLAELTLSRICLDLDRAADERRLPDLETRARIRNDTGVVAELVTDAIRTLLTANGAGSFAEVNVLNRIWRDSETAARHALVTPEIGREAYGRLLLGNEEPTIAL is encoded by the coding sequence ATGACAATGTCGTCCAGCGCCGCAGTGCCGCAGCTCGAAACGCCTGACGCCGAACTGGTGGGCCGCGCCACCGGCCTGGTCCCGGTGATCCGTGAATACGCCACACAAGGTTCCGAGGCGCGTCGGGTGGCCCCCGAGGTGATCAAGGCGCTGGAGGACGCGGACGTCTTCCGTCTGCTCGTGCCCCACCGGTACGGCGGCCAGGGGGCGACGCTGCGCACCGCGGTCGAGGCCGTGGCGGAGGTGGCCCGTGGTGACGGCTCGACAGGGTGGATCGCCGCGCTGATGACCGTCGGCACGGGCTTCGCCTCGACTTCCTCCGCCCAGGCTCAGGAGGACATCTTCGGTACTAACGCCAAAGCGAAGGTATGCGGCGTCTTCTCCCCCGGCAGCAAGGCGGAGCGGGTTGACGGCGGCTACCGGGTCAGTGGCCGCTGGCCGTACGCCTCGGGTTCCTTCACCGCCGACTGGGGGTCTCTGGGCATACCCATCGAGGGCGGCGAGCTGGCGCTGGCGCTGATCCCGGCGGAGGCCTGGACGATCGAGCCGACCTGGTTCGTCGCCGGGATGCAGGGCACAGGCAGCGACACCATCGTGATCGAAGACCACTTCGTGCCCGATCACCGGATTCAGCCGGTCAAGGACATGTTCGAAGGGCGCTATCTCACGCCGCACACCGATGAGCGCATGGCGTCGATGTCCTTCAACGCGGTCGCCGCCGCCATTCTCGTCGCACCGCAGATCGGTCTGGGCCGGCACGCGCTGGAGATCACCCGGGCCAAGCTCCCCCTCAAGCCAGTGGCCTACACCAGCTACCAGGAGGCCAGGCTCTCCCCCACCCACCAGATCGGCGTCGCCCACGCGGCCACCAGGCTGCACCTGGCCGAGCTGACACTGAGCCGCATATGCCTCGACCTCGACCGGGCCGCCGACGAGCGCCGGCTGCCCGACCTGGAGACCCGCGCCCGGATCCGCAATGACACCGGCGTGGTGGCCGAACTGGTCACAGACGCGATCCGCACACTGCTGACCGCCAACGGCGCCGGTTCCTTCGCCGAGGTCAACGTGCTGAACCGCATCTGGCGGGACTCCGAGACCGCCGCCCGACATGCCCTCGTCACCCCCGAGATCGGCAGGGAGGCCTACGGCCGACTGCTGCTGGGCAACGAAGAACCGACGATCGCCCTGTGA